In bacterium, the following proteins share a genomic window:
- a CDS encoding response regulator — protein MRTSIGGADDNDYVAPSKENRPMPEKIIIVEDEIIVAMDLSLRLSRLGYDVIGVFSTGEEAVEECGKTRPDIILMDYMLRGELNGLEATKLIHSLYDTPVVMLSALPQNPDTRECDGYLVKPFELFGLKSTIENTLKNSRSMKAS, from the coding sequence GTGAGAACCTCAATAGGGGGAGCCGACGACAACGACTACGTCGCCCCCTCCAAGGAGAATCGGCCCATGCCCGAAAAAATCATCATCGTGGAAGACGAAATAATCGTCGCCATGGACCTGAGCCTGCGCCTCTCCAGGCTCGGTTACGACGTAATCGGCGTCTTCTCCACCGGCGAGGAAGCGGTGGAAGAGTGCGGCAAGACCCGCCCCGACATAATCCTGATGGACTACATGCTCCGGGGAGAGTTGAACGGCCTCGAGGCCACCAAGCTCATCCACTCGCTCTACGACACGCCGGTGGTGATGCTCAGCGCCCTGCCTCAAAACCCCGACACCCGAGAATGCGACGGGTACCTGGTGAAACCCTTCGAGCTCTTCGGCCTGAAGAGCACCATAGAGAACACCCTTAAAAACTCAAGGAGTATGAAAGCCTCGTAG
- a CDS encoding tetratricopeptide repeat protein: MTTEPIICGLCGFQNAPNVRFCGGCGEPLVEVTVEEERKDVAILFADICNFTELVATHDPEETKDKIEECLRVMTDGVVAMNGVVEKFIGDSVMAVFGVPVTHENDAELAVRAGLRIVDSARNYGINEGLELEVRVGVHFGEVIVSHHSQAPGRAHHVFGNAVNIASRLEATGLVGGVVVSDEVFRKTKEFFTFQELSRIRAKGLRTELKRHEVVGEKVVRGKIRGVPGLSSPLIGRKKELDLLRGIYRDVAEGKGLRVVTIVGEAGIGKTRLVEELFLTLHQADSRPRVLHGRCLGYAGAPPYYPITEIIKKATGIKDDMPQREMADQLATSLSRILGRRMIGDVDAVSTLRKILALNQDGDSPDDQDTRQIHNQVLLVVEELLGALAKEEIIVVLMEDVQWSDSSSLTLIGHLVRSLADSRCLFIINSRPPGDQAATRTLLEELRKSERHTRINLEDLSPDDTRRLLSELLTVEELDETKRRAIIKLAAGNPFFVEEIIKNLIEKGDLEYRDGHWYTNEEEGSFEIPDTVEGVLRSRIDNLPDQEKKVIQRASVVGEVFWRRIVTELMNYAVGDYLADLEKRDLIHRRLESIFEDDLEYIFKHVLLHETVYKSLLHRERRELHLKTAKWIESNYSDRIQAYQSLVANHFENGGAPEKAARYYFEAGKHAASLYANEDAKRFYAKAVENTQDGDLTRRAYLEWGDVCLETGKPHESIDLFTAALGYCRDAVGRAEIMEHMGSAHERLSEYPRSLEYYDDALTLLKDEPPSLLHGKTLYGIAWVHYLRGDLREALDYISRAEEVIARVPEDDFASDKVRARIANIHASILNELKRLDEGREYQSRTLELYEKHGYLLGMQSALNNIATVEMEEGRYGTALELLLRSYDIAERCGDRLGLAVNCNNLASIYTAFGRFDRADELYTRYLEINAIIDNRLGDGYANYGLASLSRLRGEYEKADKHFRRAIEIYGEVGAHRMTLVVKLSLAVFYAEVGREEESEALFAEVGEFMDEKEMAVYRLSALGLTARRREFSANELGRLRDFLPAAEAGFEMETYRTSRVEEAVHLATLYERTGEAEKAARFWESARATFDEIVENIGDEESKGTFRKIMGKRGYVV; this comes from the coding sequence ATGACGACCGAACCTATCATCTGCGGCCTCTGCGGCTTTCAAAACGCACCAAACGTACGCTTCTGCGGCGGTTGCGGCGAACCGCTCGTCGAGGTTACGGTGGAGGAGGAACGCAAGGACGTCGCCATCCTCTTCGCCGACATCTGCAACTTCACCGAGCTCGTGGCCACCCACGACCCCGAGGAGACCAAGGACAAAATCGAGGAGTGCCTCCGGGTGATGACCGATGGGGTTGTGGCCATGAACGGGGTGGTGGAGAAGTTCATCGGCGACTCGGTCATGGCGGTGTTCGGGGTGCCGGTGACCCACGAGAACGACGCCGAGCTGGCGGTGCGTGCCGGGCTGCGGATTGTGGACAGCGCCCGCAACTACGGCATCAACGAGGGGCTGGAGCTCGAGGTGCGCGTCGGCGTCCACTTCGGCGAGGTCATCGTCAGCCACCACTCCCAGGCCCCGGGCCGCGCGCACCACGTATTCGGCAACGCCGTCAACATCGCCTCCCGGCTGGAGGCTACCGGCCTCGTGGGGGGCGTCGTCGTCTCGGACGAGGTCTTCCGCAAGACGAAGGAGTTCTTCACCTTCCAGGAGCTGTCCCGCATCCGGGCCAAGGGCCTTCGCACGGAGCTCAAGCGCCACGAGGTCGTCGGGGAAAAGGTCGTGCGGGGCAAGATCCGCGGCGTGCCCGGGCTCTCATCTCCCCTGATCGGGCGGAAGAAGGAGCTCGACCTCCTCCGGGGCATCTACCGGGACGTGGCGGAGGGGAAGGGGCTGCGGGTCGTGACCATCGTCGGAGAGGCCGGGATAGGGAAAACCCGGCTGGTGGAGGAGCTTTTCCTCACCCTCCACCAGGCGGACTCGAGGCCCCGGGTCCTGCACGGCCGCTGCCTTGGCTACGCGGGAGCCCCCCCGTACTACCCCATCACCGAGATAATCAAGAAGGCCACCGGGATCAAGGACGACATGCCCCAAAGGGAGATGGCCGACCAGCTCGCCACGTCGCTGTCCAGGATTCTCGGCCGCCGGATGATCGGCGACGTGGACGCCGTGAGCACCCTGCGGAAAATCCTCGCCCTCAACCAGGACGGGGATTCACCCGACGACCAGGACACCCGGCAGATTCACAACCAGGTGCTCCTGGTGGTGGAGGAGCTGCTGGGGGCCCTGGCCAAAGAGGAAATCATCGTGGTGCTGATGGAGGATGTCCAGTGGTCCGACAGCTCCTCCCTGACGCTCATCGGCCATCTGGTCCGGTCCCTGGCTGATTCCCGCTGCCTGTTTATCATCAATTCCCGCCCGCCCGGGGACCAAGCGGCCACGCGGACCCTGCTGGAGGAGCTCCGGAAGTCGGAACGCCACACGAGGATCAATCTCGAGGACCTTTCCCCCGACGACACGCGCCGACTCTTGTCCGAGCTGTTGACCGTCGAGGAGCTGGACGAAACCAAACGGCGGGCCATCATCAAGCTCGCCGCCGGCAACCCCTTCTTCGTCGAGGAGATTATCAAGAACCTCATCGAAAAGGGGGACCTCGAATACCGGGACGGACACTGGTACACGAACGAGGAGGAGGGCAGCTTCGAAATTCCCGACACCGTGGAGGGGGTGCTCCGCTCCCGGATAGACAACCTCCCCGACCAGGAGAAGAAGGTCATCCAGCGCGCCTCCGTCGTCGGGGAGGTGTTCTGGCGGCGAATCGTGACCGAGCTGATGAACTACGCGGTGGGCGACTACCTGGCGGACCTGGAGAAGCGGGACCTCATCCACCGGCGGCTCGAGTCCATCTTCGAGGATGACCTGGAGTACATCTTCAAGCACGTCCTTTTGCACGAGACGGTCTACAAGAGCCTGCTCCACCGGGAGCGCCGCGAGCTGCACCTGAAGACGGCGAAGTGGATCGAGAGCAACTACTCCGACCGCATCCAGGCCTACCAGTCGCTCGTGGCCAACCACTTCGAAAACGGCGGCGCGCCTGAGAAGGCCGCCCGGTACTACTTCGAAGCCGGAAAACACGCCGCGTCGCTCTACGCGAACGAGGACGCGAAGCGTTTTTACGCCAAAGCGGTCGAGAACACGCAGGACGGGGACCTCACCCGCCGGGCCTACCTCGAGTGGGGCGACGTCTGTCTGGAGACGGGAAAGCCGCACGAATCCATAGACCTCTTCACGGCCGCGCTGGGGTACTGCCGCGACGCCGTGGGGCGCGCGGAAATCATGGAGCACATGGGGTCGGCCCACGAGCGGCTGAGCGAATACCCCCGTTCCCTGGAGTACTACGACGACGCCCTGACGCTGTTGAAGGATGAACCGCCCTCGCTGCTCCACGGCAAGACCCTGTACGGCATCGCCTGGGTCCATTACCTCCGCGGGGATTTACGGGAGGCCCTGGACTACATTTCCCGGGCTGAAGAGGTCATCGCCCGAGTCCCGGAGGATGACTTCGCCTCGGACAAGGTCCGCGCCCGCATCGCGAATATCCACGCCAGCATCCTCAACGAGCTGAAGCGACTCGACGAGGGCCGCGAGTACCAGAGCCGCACCCTGGAGCTTTACGAGAAGCACGGCTACCTTCTCGGCATGCAGAGCGCGCTGAACAACATCGCCACCGTGGAGATGGAAGAGGGCAGGTATGGGACGGCCCTCGAGCTACTGCTGCGCTCCTACGACATCGCCGAGCGCTGCGGCGACAGGTTGGGGCTCGCCGTCAATTGCAACAATCTGGCCTCGATCTACACCGCCTTCGGCCGCTTCGACCGCGCCGATGAGCTCTACACCCGCTATCTCGAGATCAACGCAATCATAGACAACCGCCTGGGCGACGGTTACGCCAACTACGGCCTCGCCTCCCTGTCCCGCCTGCGGGGGGAGTACGAAAAGGCCGATAAGCACTTCCGCCGGGCGATTGAAATCTACGGCGAGGTGGGGGCCCACCGGATGACCCTGGTCGTCAAGCTCTCCCTCGCCGTTTTCTACGCCGAGGTCGGGCGCGAGGAGGAGTCCGAGGCGCTTTTCGCCGAGGTGGGCGAGTTTATGGACGAGAAGGAGATGGCCGTTTACCGCCTGAGCGCCCTGGGGCTGACGGCGCGTCGCAGGGAATTCTCCGCGAATGAGCTGGGACGTCTCCGGGATTTCCTGCCCGCCGCCGAGGCCGGTTTCGAAATGGAAACGTACAGAACCAGCCGGGTGGAGGAGGCGGTGCACCTGGCGACGCTCTACGAGCGGACCGGCGAAGCGGAGAAGGCCGCCCGTTTTTGGGAGTCGGCCCGGGCCACGTTCGACGAGATAGTGGAGAACATCGGTGACGAGGAATCGAAGGGAACCTTCCGCAAAATCATGGGGAAGCGGGGGTACGTCGTGTAA
- a CDS encoding MBOAT family O-acyltransferase, whose translation MLFNSLQFALFLPAVVVVYWLLRHKPPRWQNLLLLAASYFFYGWWDWRFLSLIIVVSLTDYLVGRGLAVEERPGRRRLLLAVSLLVNLGILGFFKYFDFFADSAVQLLGLFGMKASRTTLDVVLPLGISFFTFKSLSYSIDVFRRKCEPTRDVVAYFAYVAFFPQLFAGPIERAKNLLPQFLKPRTFDTDEAKDGLRQILWGLVKKIAVADFLAGYVDTVFLTYDHQDGLVLGIGVFLYAIQLYADFSGYSDIAIGVGKLLGFKTNPNFACPYFSRNITEFWRRWHISMMSWFRDYIFYPLGGPFRGKARWIGYTLVTFAVSGLWHGPDWTFVVWGLLNGLYFIPMILKKKPPTFTGVVAKKRLLPSLKETGQMLGTFLLVLLGWVFFRSDSLGQAFGYLARMVTHPIMPGQVGYRFYLVPILVCIGLLIIEWIQRRKRHTMQIERLPTWARWSIYYILVIGMLLFGTFGGSEFIYFQF comes from the coding sequence ATGCTCTTCAACTCCCTCCAGTTCGCCCTCTTCCTCCCGGCGGTGGTCGTCGTCTACTGGCTCCTGCGCCACAAGCCCCCCCGCTGGCAAAACCTTCTGTTACTCGCCGCGAGCTACTTTTTCTACGGCTGGTGGGACTGGCGCTTCCTCAGCCTGATAATAGTCGTCTCACTGACGGACTACCTCGTGGGGCGGGGGCTGGCGGTCGAGGAGAGGCCGGGGCGACGGAGACTGCTCCTGGCGGTGAGCCTCCTCGTCAACCTCGGCATCCTCGGATTCTTCAAGTACTTCGATTTCTTCGCCGACTCGGCGGTGCAGCTTCTGGGCCTGTTCGGGATGAAGGCGAGCCGGACCACCCTGGATGTCGTCCTCCCCCTGGGCATCAGCTTCTTCACCTTCAAGTCCCTCTCCTACTCCATAGACGTCTTCCGGAGAAAGTGCGAACCGACGAGGGACGTCGTGGCGTATTTCGCCTACGTCGCCTTCTTCCCCCAGCTCTTCGCCGGGCCCATCGAGCGGGCGAAGAACCTCCTGCCGCAGTTTTTGAAACCCCGGACCTTCGACACCGACGAGGCCAAGGACGGTCTGCGGCAGATTCTCTGGGGACTGGTGAAGAAAATCGCGGTGGCCGATTTTCTGGCCGGGTACGTGGACACGGTCTTCCTGACCTACGACCACCAGGACGGCCTGGTGCTGGGTATCGGGGTCTTTCTGTACGCCATCCAACTCTACGCCGACTTCTCCGGCTACTCGGACATCGCCATCGGCGTGGGGAAGCTCTTGGGGTTCAAAACCAATCCCAACTTCGCCTGCCCCTACTTTTCCCGGAACATCACCGAGTTCTGGCGGCGCTGGCACATCTCCATGATGAGCTGGTTCCGCGACTACATCTTCTACCCGCTGGGTGGGCCGTTCAGGGGGAAGGCGCGCTGGATTGGCTACACCCTGGTGACCTTCGCCGTGAGCGGGCTCTGGCACGGCCCCGACTGGACCTTCGTCGTCTGGGGTCTGTTGAACGGGCTCTACTTCATCCCCATGATTCTGAAGAAGAAGCCGCCGACCTTCACCGGCGTCGTGGCGAAAAAGCGCCTCCTGCCCAGCCTCAAGGAAACGGGGCAGATGCTGGGGACGTTCCTGTTGGTCCTCTTGGGCTGGGTGTTCTTCCGATCCGATTCGCTCGGGCAGGCCTTCGGCTACCTCGCCCGGATGGTCACCCACCCGATCATGCCGGGCCAGGTCGGCTACCGCTTTTACCTGGTTCCGATCTTGGTGTGTATCGGCCTTCTAATCATCGAGTGGATCCAACGGAGAAAACGGCACACCATGCAAATAGAACGGTTACCCACCTGGGCTCGCTGGAGCATTTACTATATTCTGGTCATCGGTATGCTCCTCTTCGGCACCTTCGGCGGCTCCGAGTTCATCTACTTCCAGTTCTAG